In one window of Gadus chalcogrammus isolate NIFS_2021 chromosome 12, NIFS_Gcha_1.0, whole genome shotgun sequence DNA:
- the LOC130393865 gene encoding 1-phosphatidylinositol 4,5-bisphosphate phosphodiesterase gamma-1-like: MCAARFNGSINGFAEEASPGGGNSTSARAPVSRLVDWNEAWPRVLHALEVGTVMTVFYQKSQRPERRTFQIRQDTRQMMWSRNPDKVEGEIELREVRELRRGKGSRDFERYPEESRRLEASHCFIVLYGSEFRLKTLSVAAFSEEEVTMWMSGLSWLVSDTQKAPLPQLIDRWLRKQFDAIDRSNEGSITVKDVKTLLPQINFRVPSMRFLKDKLQEVEARSDLSYPNFSQLYRTLMFDAQRSIIEQLDLSFPLRNVDRPELCQISLYDFQKFLQLDQKESWASDLGRVREVLLAYLLGSAQSEPMLQLDEFLTFLFSKENSVFDPRPSPVAPDDMKRPLSQYWISSSHNTYLTGDQFSSESSLEAYARCLRMGCRCIELDCWDGPDDLPIIYHGHTLTSKIKFLDVLHTIKDHAFVTSEYPVILSIEDHCSVVQQRNMATHFKKVFGDLLLTKPVETGADELPSPYQLRRKILIKHKKLEEGTMYEEVTSASYSENDISNSLKNGILYLQDPIDHAWTPHYFVLTSNKIYYSEETSHYQTSEEEEDEDGKEECNNNDQPGVERWFHGKLGGGRDGRQVAEKLLQEYCEGGAKDGTFLVRESETFVGDYTLSFWRSGRVQHCRIHSRQESGSTRFYLTDNLVFASLQRLISHYRHTPLRCNEFEMALCSPVPQPNAHESREWFHSNLSRVQAEHMLMRVPRDGAFLVRKRSEVHSYAISFRAEGKIKHCRIHQEGRLFMLGSSAEFESLVDLVRYYEKHPLYRKMRLRYPINEDALDRMGTTELDYGALYEVRTPHFYVEANKMPMARCTVKALYDYRAQREDELCFPKQALILNVDKQEGGWWRGDYGGKKQLWFPANYVEEVPSSPTREPDEAASENSPLGTFLKGFVDVPSCHAVVLKDGKSSRPFVFTLHTQQLSSRPVQTLDVAADSLEDLTAWVAKIREAAQNADARMQEEKQMERRKKIAVELSDLVVYCRPVPFNEEKIGTERACYRDMSSFPETKAERLATRSRGRRFLQYNRRQLSRVYPRGQRLDSSNYDPLAMWLCGSQLVALNFQTPDKPMQMNQALFMLGGGSGFVPHPDVMRDDSFDPFDKETLRLEPITIQLQVLGARHLPKTGRSIVCPFVEVEISGADYDSCKSKTDVVADNGLNPAWLQTPFVFDVRNPSFCFLRFTVYDEDMFSDPNFLAQATYPVRSLRTGYRSVPLKNSYSEELELASLLVHIEIVNAKEEDDQNLYTSIQRLRDLTSQLSNQVSTLERSGSGDQSYQQSLEELRDAQVQLSELVEARNHRLMEKKRRERLRPQLATKRS; the protein is encoded by the exons TCGAGCTGCGGGAGGTGAGGGAGCTGCGCAGGGGAAAGGGCTCCCGGGACTTTGAGCGTTACCCTGAGGAGTCCCGGCGGCTGGAGGCCTCCCACTGCTTCATCGTCCTGTACGGCTCCGAGTTCCGCCTCAAGACCCTCAGCGTGGCCG cgttcagcgaggaggaggtgacCATGTGGATGAGTGGTCTGAGCTGGTTGGTCAGCGACACCCAAAAAGCTCCCCTACCCCAGCTGATTGACAG GTGGCTTAGGAAACAGTTTGACGCCATAGACCGGAGCAACGAGGGCAG TATTACGGTGAAGGACGTGAAGACTCTGTTGCCTCAGATCAACTTCAGAGTGCCCAGCATGCGCTTCCTGAAGGACAAGCTGCAG gaagtggaggccAGGAGCGATCTCTCATACCCAAACTTTTCACAGCTCTACAGGACCCTGATGTTTGACGCACAAAGAAGC ATCATAGAACAGCTGGATCTGTCCTTCCCCCTGCG AAATGTTGACCGTCCTGAACTCTGTCAGATCTCTCTCTACGACTTCCAGAAGTTTCTCCAACTTGACCAGAAG GAGTCGTGGGCGTCTGATTTGGGCCGTGTCCGTGAGGTTCTACTGGCTTACCTGTTGGGTTCAGCCCAGTCCGAACCCATGTTACAACTGGacgag TTTCTGACGTTCCTGTTCTCTAAAGAAAACTCTGTGTTCGACCCCCGACCGTCTCCCGTTGCCCCGGACGACATGAAGCGACCTTTGTCTCAGTATTGGATCTCCTCCTCACACAATAC GTACCTGACTGGGGACCAGTTCTCCAGCGAGTCCTCGTTGGAGGCGTACGCTCGCTGCCTGAGGATGGGCTGTCGCTGCATCGAAC TGGACTGCTGGGACGGACCCGACGACCTGCCCATCATCTACCACGGCCACACGCTCACCTCCAAGATCAAGTTCCTGGACGTTCTCCACACCATCAAAGACCACGCCTTCGTCACCTCCGA GTACCCTGTGATCCTGTCGATCGAGGACCACTGCAGCGTGGTGCAGCAGAGGAACATGGCCACCCACTTCAAGAAGGTGTTCGGAGACCTTCTGCTCACCAAGCCGGTGGAGACCGGCGCTGACGAGCTGCCCTCGCCCTACCAGCTGCGCAGGAAGATCCTGATCAAG CACAAGAAGCTGGAGGAGGGAACGATGTACGAGGAGGTGACCTCGGCCAGCTACTCGGAGAACGACATCAGCAACTCCCTGAAGAACGGCATCCTCTACCTGCAGGATCCCATCGATCAT gcttGGACACCCCACTACTTTGTTCTGACAAGTAACAAGATCTACTACTCTGAGGAGACGTCTCACTACCAGAcgtctgaggaagaggaggatgaagatggGAAAGAG GAGTGCAACAACAACGACCAGCCTGGGGTTGAGCGCTGGTTCCACGGGAAGCTGGGTGGCGGTCGCGACGGCCGCCAGGTGGCCGAGAAGCTCCTGCAGGAGTACTGTGAGGGCGGGGCCAAGGACGGCACCTTCCTGGTCCGGGAGAGCGAGACGTTCGTAGGAGACTACACCCTTTCCTTCTG GCGTTCTGGGCGTGTCCAGCACTGTCGGATCCACTCCCGCCAGGAGTCTGGCTCCACCCGCTTCTACCTGACGGACAACCTGGTGTTCGCCAGCCTGCAGCGCCTCATCTCCCACTACCGCCACACGCCGCTGCGCTGCAACGAGTTTGAGATGGCGCTCTGCAGCCCTGTGCCCCAGCCCAACGCACACGAGagcagaga GTGGTTCCATTCCAACCTGAGTCGGGTCCAGGCTGAACACATGCTGATGAGGGTCCCCCGGGACGGAGCCTTCCTGGTGAGGAAACGCAGCGAGGTGCACTCCTACGCCATCTCCTTCAG ggcgGAGGGGAAGATCAAGCACTGTCGGATCCACCAGGAGGGCCGCCTCTTCATGCTGGGCAGCTCGGCTGAGTTCGAGAGCCTGGTGGACCTGGTGCGCTACTACGAGAAGCACCCGCTGTACCGCAAGATGAGGCTGCGCTACCCCATCAACGAGGACGCCCTGGACCGCATGGGCACCACG GAACTGGACTACGGGGCTCTGTATGAGGTCCGGACGCCTCACTTCTATGTGGAGGCCAACAAAATGCCCATGGCTCGG tgcacGGTCAAGGCGCTGTACGACTACCGCGCTCAGAGGGAAGACGAGCTTTGTTTCCCCAAGCAGGCCCTCATCCTCAACGTGGACAAGCAGGAGGGGggctg GTGGCGAGGGGACTACGGAGGGAAGAAACAGCTCTGGTTTCCCGCTAACTACGTGGAGGAAGTTCCAAGTTCCCCCACTAGGGAGCCCGATGAGGCA GCCTCAGAGAACAGTCCCCTGGGAACGTTTCTCAAAGGTTTCGTGGATGTTCCCAGCTGCCACGCTG TGGTGCTGAAGGACGGTAAGAGCTCCAGGCCCTTCGTCTTCACCCTGCACACCCAGCAGCTCTCCTCGCGGCCGGTGCAGACGCTGGACGTGGCGGCCGACTCCCTGGAGGACCTGACCGCCTGGGTGGCCAAGATACGGGAGGCCGCGCAGAACGCCGACGCCCGG AtgcaggaggagaagcagatggAGCGCAGGAAGAAGATAGCGGTGGAGCTGTCTGACCTGGTGGTCTACTGCAGACCTGTACCCTTCAACGAGGAGA agATCGGGACGGAGCGGGCGTGCTACCGGGACATGTCGTCGTTCCCGGAGACCAAGGCGGAGCGTCTGGCCACGCGGAGCCGCGGCCGGCGCTTCCTGCAGTACAACCGGCGGCAGCTGTCCCGCGTCTACCCCCGCGGCCAGCGGTTGGACTCTTCCAACTACGACCCACTGGCCATGTGGCTATGTGGCTCGCAGCTGGTCGCTCTCAACTTCCAGACCCCTG aCAAGCCAATGCAGATGAACCAAGCGTTGTTCAtgctgggaggggggagtggcTTTGTCCCGCACCCTGACGTCATGAGAGACGACTCCTTCGACCCCTTTGATAAGGAAACCCTGCGCTTGGAGCCAATCACCATTCAGTTGCAG GTACTCGGGGCTCGCCATCTGCCTAAAACGGGCCGCAGCATTGTCTGTCCCTTCGTTGAGGTGGAGATCAGTGGTGCAGACTACGACAGCTGCAAGAGCAAGACAGATGTTGTCG CGGATAACGGGCTGAACCCGGCGTGGCTCCAGACGCCGTTTGTCTTCGACGTCCGGAACCCATCCTTCTGCTTCCTGCGCTTCACTGTCTACGACGAGGACATGTTCAGCGACCCCAACTTCCTGGCTCAGGCCACCTACCCCGTCCGCTCCCTACGCACCG GCTATCGGAGCGTTCCTCTGAAGAACAGCTACAGCGAGGAGCTAGAGCTGGCCTCACTCCTCGTCCACATTGAAATAGTCAATGCTAAG GAGGAGGACGACCAGAACCTCTACACCTCCATCCAGCGGCTACGTGACCTCACCAGCCAGCTGTCCAATCAGGTGTCCACGCTGGAGCGCTCGGGTTCCGGGGACCAGAGCTACCAGCAGAGCCTGGAAGAGCTCCGGGATGCCCAGGTCCAGCTGAGTGAACTGGTGGAGGCTAGGAACCACAG GTTgatggagaagaagaggagagagaggctgaggccaCAGTTGGCCACGAAGCGCAGTTAG
- the LOC130393867 gene encoding alanine aminotransferase 2-like isoform X1 yields MRTSLLDVNPRLKAIGESPCNALRARALHITQELAQGVPKTFSRVVDLCSFDPQREGVPPITFLQQVLAVCLYPELLSDENFALDVRQRARRLIQSCEGSSVGCYTPSSGLVYIQHRIAEFITRRDAGVPTDAHSIFICSGFWRTLTMMTKLLSSSEGEPQNGVLVPLPYPHTLAMVLGLAGIRSVPYRLREDTGWAMDLEELQRAIRTARGCCRPMAIFISNPGNPTGHVQNRKSIEEVIKFAAAEKLFLLVNEVDQHSVHGSGIQWVSYKKVLFDMGPKYWDSVQMASFHSLSNGLMGECGLRAGYMELVNVDKEVMIFAETLVNMDISSPVPGQLALDILLNPPQPSEPSYDLYTQEILTNLATLTENALRAHDFLNSLPGMSCQPAVGGFYVYPRVDLPAEVLKRAKAAAVEADVLYCQELLEEQGVCVGAGSENGNTGGEYHLRLCVGVSSVVLEEALVRLGAFHLRFLDSYSCGPHLETP; encoded by the exons ATGAGGACATCTCTGCTGGACGTCAACCCCAGGTTGAAAGCCATCGGAGAGTCGCCATGCAATGCGCTGAGGGCACGCGCACTACATATCACCCAAGAGCTCGCACAG GGGGTCCCGAAGACCTTCTCCCGTGTGGTCGACTTGTGCTCATTTGATCCACAGCGGGAAGGGGTCCCACCCATTACTTTCCTGCAACAG gtactGGCAGTGTGTCTCTACCCTGAGCTCCTCAGTGATGAGAACTTTGCGCTAGATGTTCGCCAGAGAGCTCGGAGGCTCATACAGAGCTGTGAAGGATCCAGCGTGG GTTGCTACACTCCTTCATCGGGCCTAGTTTACATCCAGCACAGAATCGCAGAGTTCATCACTAGAAGAGACGCCGGTGTGCCCACAGACGCCCACAGCATCTTCATCTGCTCGGGGTTTTGGAGAACTCTGACG ATGATGACGAAGTTGCTCAGTAGTTCGGAGGGGGAGCCCCAGAACGGGGTGTTGGTCCCCCTGCCTTACCCCCACACCCTGGCCATGGTGTTGGGCTTGGCTGGGATCAGATCCGTGCCCTACCGCCTACGAGAAGACACCGGCTGGGCTATGGATCTGGAAGAGCTGCAACGCGCCATTCGCACCGCTAGGGGGTGCTGCAGGCCAATGGCAATATTCATCAGTAACCCAGGAAACCCCACAG GCCATGTACAGAACAGAAAGTCTATCGAAGAAGTGATCAAATTTGCTGCAGCTGAGAAACTCTTCCTATTGGTTAATGAG GTGGATCAGCACAGCGTGCACGGATCAGGGATCCAGTGGGTTTCCTATAAGAAGGTTCTGTTTGATATGGGGCCGAAGTACTGGGACAGTGTGCAGATGGCATCCTTCCACTCCTTATCCAATGGCCTCATGGGAGA ATGTGGCCTGAGGGCTGGATACATGGAGCTGGTGAACGTGGACAAGGAAGTGATGATCTTTGCTGAGACTTTAGTGAATATGGACATCAGCAGCCCAGTCCCAGGCCAGCTTGCTCTGGACATCCTGCTCAACCCACCCCAGCCCTCTGAGCCATCCTACGACTTGTACACTCAG GAAATACTGACCAATTTGGCGACTCTGACTGAAAACGCTCTTCGAGCTCACGACTTCCTGAACTCCCTCCCAGGGATGTCCTGCCAGCCAGCCGTAGGAGGGTTCTATGTTTACCCCCGTGTAGACCTACCTGCCGAGGTGCTGAAGCGGGCAAAG gctgCAGCTGTGGAGGCAGATGTTTTGTACTGTCAGGAActcctggaggagcagggagtgtgtgttggaGCGGGGAGTGAGAACGGAAACACGGGCGGGGAATACCACCTCAG gctgtgtgtgggggtctcttCGGTCGTGCTGGAGGAGGCCTTAGTACGACTCGGTGCTTTCCACCTGCGCTTCTTGGACTCATACAGTTGTGGACCACACCTGGAAACTCCTTGA
- the LOC130393867 gene encoding alanine aminotransferase 2-like isoform X2, with translation MRTSLLDVNPRLKAIGESPCNALRARALHITQELAQGVPKTFSRVVDLCSFDPQREGVPPITFLQQVLAVCLYPELLSDENFALDVRQRARRLIQSCEGSSVGCYTPSSGLVYIQHRIAEFITRRDAGVPTDAHSIFICSGFWRTLTMMTKLLSSSEGEPQNGVLVPLPYPHTLAMVLGLAGIRSVPYRLREDTGWAMDLEELQRAIRTARGCCRPMAIFISNPGNPTGHVQNRKSIEEVIKFAAAEKLFLLVNEVDQHSVHGSGIQWVSYKKVLFDMGPKYWDSVQMASFHSLSNGLMGECGLRAGYMELVNVDKEVMIFAETLVNMDISSPVPGQLALDILLNPPQPSEPSYDLYTQEILTNLATLTENALRAHDFLNSLPGMSCQPAVGGFYVYPRVDLPAEAAAVEADVLYCQELLEEQGVCVGAGSENGNTGGEYHLRLCVGVSSVVLEEALVRLGAFHLRFLDSYSCGPHLETP, from the exons ATGAGGACATCTCTGCTGGACGTCAACCCCAGGTTGAAAGCCATCGGAGAGTCGCCATGCAATGCGCTGAGGGCACGCGCACTACATATCACCCAAGAGCTCGCACAG GGGGTCCCGAAGACCTTCTCCCGTGTGGTCGACTTGTGCTCATTTGATCCACAGCGGGAAGGGGTCCCACCCATTACTTTCCTGCAACAG gtactGGCAGTGTGTCTCTACCCTGAGCTCCTCAGTGATGAGAACTTTGCGCTAGATGTTCGCCAGAGAGCTCGGAGGCTCATACAGAGCTGTGAAGGATCCAGCGTGG GTTGCTACACTCCTTCATCGGGCCTAGTTTACATCCAGCACAGAATCGCAGAGTTCATCACTAGAAGAGACGCCGGTGTGCCCACAGACGCCCACAGCATCTTCATCTGCTCGGGGTTTTGGAGAACTCTGACG ATGATGACGAAGTTGCTCAGTAGTTCGGAGGGGGAGCCCCAGAACGGGGTGTTGGTCCCCCTGCCTTACCCCCACACCCTGGCCATGGTGTTGGGCTTGGCTGGGATCAGATCCGTGCCCTACCGCCTACGAGAAGACACCGGCTGGGCTATGGATCTGGAAGAGCTGCAACGCGCCATTCGCACCGCTAGGGGGTGCTGCAGGCCAATGGCAATATTCATCAGTAACCCAGGAAACCCCACAG GCCATGTACAGAACAGAAAGTCTATCGAAGAAGTGATCAAATTTGCTGCAGCTGAGAAACTCTTCCTATTGGTTAATGAG GTGGATCAGCACAGCGTGCACGGATCAGGGATCCAGTGGGTTTCCTATAAGAAGGTTCTGTTTGATATGGGGCCGAAGTACTGGGACAGTGTGCAGATGGCATCCTTCCACTCCTTATCCAATGGCCTCATGGGAGA ATGTGGCCTGAGGGCTGGATACATGGAGCTGGTGAACGTGGACAAGGAAGTGATGATCTTTGCTGAGACTTTAGTGAATATGGACATCAGCAGCCCAGTCCCAGGCCAGCTTGCTCTGGACATCCTGCTCAACCCACCCCAGCCCTCTGAGCCATCCTACGACTTGTACACTCAG GAAATACTGACCAATTTGGCGACTCTGACTGAAAACGCTCTTCGAGCTCACGACTTCCTGAACTCCCTCCCAGGGATGTCCTGCCAGCCAGCCGTAGGAGGGTTCTATGTTTACCCCCGTGTAGACCTACCTGCCGAG gctgCAGCTGTGGAGGCAGATGTTTTGTACTGTCAGGAActcctggaggagcagggagtgtgtgttggaGCGGGGAGTGAGAACGGAAACACGGGCGGGGAATACCACCTCAG gctgtgtgtgggggtctcttCGGTCGTGCTGGAGGAGGCCTTAGTACGACTCGGTGCTTTCCACCTGCGCTTCTTGGACTCATACAGTTGTGGACCACACCTGGAAACTCCTTGA
- the LOC130393867 gene encoding alanine aminotransferase 2-like isoform X3 — MRTSLLDVNPRLKAIGESPCNALRARALHITQELAQGVPKTFSRVVDLCSFDPQREGVPPITFLQQVLAVCLYPELLSDENFALDVRQRARRLIQSCEGSSMMTKLLSSSEGEPQNGVLVPLPYPHTLAMVLGLAGIRSVPYRLREDTGWAMDLEELQRAIRTARGCCRPMAIFISNPGNPTGHVQNRKSIEEVIKFAAAEKLFLLVNEVDQHSVHGSGIQWVSYKKVLFDMGPKYWDSVQMASFHSLSNGLMGECGLRAGYMELVNVDKEVMIFAETLVNMDISSPVPGQLALDILLNPPQPSEPSYDLYTQEILTNLATLTENALRAHDFLNSLPGMSCQPAVGGFYVYPRVDLPAEVLKRAKAAAVEADVLYCQELLEEQGVCVGAGSENGNTGGEYHLRLCVGVSSVVLEEALVRLGAFHLRFLDSYSCGPHLETP, encoded by the exons ATGAGGACATCTCTGCTGGACGTCAACCCCAGGTTGAAAGCCATCGGAGAGTCGCCATGCAATGCGCTGAGGGCACGCGCACTACATATCACCCAAGAGCTCGCACAG GGGGTCCCGAAGACCTTCTCCCGTGTGGTCGACTTGTGCTCATTTGATCCACAGCGGGAAGGGGTCCCACCCATTACTTTCCTGCAACAG gtactGGCAGTGTGTCTCTACCCTGAGCTCCTCAGTGATGAGAACTTTGCGCTAGATGTTCGCCAGAGAGCTCGGAGGCTCATACAGAGCTGTGAAGGATCCAGC ATGATGACGAAGTTGCTCAGTAGTTCGGAGGGGGAGCCCCAGAACGGGGTGTTGGTCCCCCTGCCTTACCCCCACACCCTGGCCATGGTGTTGGGCTTGGCTGGGATCAGATCCGTGCCCTACCGCCTACGAGAAGACACCGGCTGGGCTATGGATCTGGAAGAGCTGCAACGCGCCATTCGCACCGCTAGGGGGTGCTGCAGGCCAATGGCAATATTCATCAGTAACCCAGGAAACCCCACAG GCCATGTACAGAACAGAAAGTCTATCGAAGAAGTGATCAAATTTGCTGCAGCTGAGAAACTCTTCCTATTGGTTAATGAG GTGGATCAGCACAGCGTGCACGGATCAGGGATCCAGTGGGTTTCCTATAAGAAGGTTCTGTTTGATATGGGGCCGAAGTACTGGGACAGTGTGCAGATGGCATCCTTCCACTCCTTATCCAATGGCCTCATGGGAGA ATGTGGCCTGAGGGCTGGATACATGGAGCTGGTGAACGTGGACAAGGAAGTGATGATCTTTGCTGAGACTTTAGTGAATATGGACATCAGCAGCCCAGTCCCAGGCCAGCTTGCTCTGGACATCCTGCTCAACCCACCCCAGCCCTCTGAGCCATCCTACGACTTGTACACTCAG GAAATACTGACCAATTTGGCGACTCTGACTGAAAACGCTCTTCGAGCTCACGACTTCCTGAACTCCCTCCCAGGGATGTCCTGCCAGCCAGCCGTAGGAGGGTTCTATGTTTACCCCCGTGTAGACCTACCTGCCGAGGTGCTGAAGCGGGCAAAG gctgCAGCTGTGGAGGCAGATGTTTTGTACTGTCAGGAActcctggaggagcagggagtgtgtgttggaGCGGGGAGTGAGAACGGAAACACGGGCGGGGAATACCACCTCAG gctgtgtgtgggggtctcttCGGTCGTGCTGGAGGAGGCCTTAGTACGACTCGGTGCTTTCCACCTGCGCTTCTTGGACTCATACAGTTGTGGACCACACCTGGAAACTCCTTGA